The genomic DNA TTCTTTAGGAGCAAGAAGTAAACCGTGAACATGGTTCCCCATCATTAAACTTTACTCATTCATAAACATTAATTACACCTCACCTGCTTTAAGGGGATAACAATGTTTCATCATAATAATAACCAAAGTATGAGTTAAGGCAACAAGTAGAAACACATTCAAATCAACTGTTTCACTAtggcaattaaaaaaaatgtttaacagtgtttgatcaaattaaaacCAGAAGTTCTGAAGATATTTCAGAGTGGGTGCTCCGGTCAAACCTAGTGCTTCTGAGGGGTCTGAAAGcgaaagcaaaagcaaaagttAAAGCTTCAACTCAGTAGAGAGATGAGACTTATTATTCAGAGTCCAGAGTCATTGGTTTGTGTGCGGTGTGGAGAGTCGTGTCAACCAAAAACCTTCTGTAATGTTTAGAGGGCCCAGTTGGGAGAAGACAATGAACAAATGGCGGCACATACTGATCAAATCaatcacaatatatatataaaaaaaatacctagatgtatagaaaatattatgaaaagtACAAGTAAATATgccattaccaaaaaaattcatcataaaaTACTTATGATCCAAGTAAATGAGTCTCAGAAAATCCTCATTAAATTTCCTTTCAAGCTCAGTGTATCCGACAAATATCTGTATATAACACACATTTCTACATACGCCTTACATACttcaaatacaatatttttaaacccAACCAAAAGGGAAAGAGAAACTCAGAAAAATAAGTACCTTGACGCCCTTTTCTCGCCTGACCTTCTCTTCTACAGCTGTTATCCCAAAGATGCGCTTCGTATCTGCCAGTCCACCTGTGCCTGAACCAAacccacaaaagaaaaaaaatcaacttgagaaatgtgattattctaaatatagttttgatgtaaataaatatcaaaactaaTAACCCAATAATGTTTCAGGGTTAAAAAACCCAAGAACTAATgaattacatgataaaaataatgtttagtTTCTAGTTTACCGAGTGACTCCTCTGTAAATCGAAGTCCTTTGACCAAAAGTATCAGCTACCTTTCTGGTTGAATCAGAATCAATCGAAACAACCGCTTTCTCATTGGAGCAGTTCTTGATATTGGTTTTagtactattatttttattattactttcaaCCCCGAGGGATAAACCGCCATTAGAAGGACAATTACTGAAGCCCAACTCGCTCCCAGCGGACTCAATAGAGTGAGTCATGAACTGGGCACCAGCAAGCTGAGTCGTGGTTCTACCCATAGAAGTTGAGTCATCAACTTCTGATCCCGAGTTAGCCGAAAAGGCTTGAAACCCAGTAATTACTTTGAGATCTTGATGATCGTTGAAAAAAGCAGAGGCCGAGCTATGATCGTAGATGTGAGTCAAGGACGAGTCCTGGGTTTCAGTTTGGCTGTGAACTATTGACGAAGAATCGCCAAGAAAGTCCTCCAGTTTTGGTACTGGGTGAGTGTGGGATTGCGGGTGGATATTATAGGTTGGTAAAAGAGTTGAATCCACCATGCCTGTTGGTACAAATTCTTTAACTTCACCGTTATTACTCTCAGAAAATAACACTTGAGATTTGGGGGTTGCCCACCCTGCAAAAAATTGTCGAAAGAATGATTGTAATGAAGCACAAGGCAGAAAAATAATCAAGCTACAAATGTTCACCATCAACGTGTCTGTTTAGTTGCCgagaaattgtatgaaaaggcAGAAAAATAACTAGTACTAGTTTTCTACTTCAGGACTAGTTAAAGAGTACttcaacttttacaaatgaaaaaaaaaaaatgatttgaaagagaaaaaaaactggTTTTTGACTGTGGATATTCTAAGATTTCTTTTAGAGCTAGATTTGAGGAGGCAGCTCTAACATAAGCTATGAAAAAGGACTGATGGAGAAGTAAACGACCAAGTATTAATCACCATGAAGATttagaacaaaaaataatgtatagaaagagaaaaaaaattcaaagttacAAAAAATAAAGGAGCTTGAAGATGAAGATACCATTAGGATAGAAGTTATCGATGAAGTAGTGAGGCGCAGGTGAAGAACCGTCATAGTTTAAAAACTGCGAGTCAGATGATGATGACCTCAACATCTCCATTGGAGAAAGTGAAAACGAAAGCCAGTCAGTCACCGGAgccatcaagtatatatataatatttatatatatatatacgtatatataCTTGCATACACAGTCTTGCT from Mangifera indica cultivar Alphonso chromosome 16, CATAS_Mindica_2.1, whole genome shotgun sequence includes the following:
- the LOC123198811 gene encoding AP2-like ethylene-responsive transcription factor AIL6, whose product is MAPVTDWLSFSLSPMEMLRSSSSDSQFLNYDGSSPAPHYFIDNFYPNGWATPKSQVLFSESNNGEVKEFVPTGMVDSTLLPTYNIHPQSHTHPVPKLEDFLGDSSSIVHSQTETQDSSLTHIYDHSSASAFFNDHQDLKVITGFQAFSANSGSEVDDSTSMGRTTTQLAGAQFMTHSIESAGSELGFSNCPSNGGLSLGVESNNKNNSTKTNIKNCSNEKAVVSIDSDSTRKVADTFGQRTSIYRGVTRHRWTGRYEAHLWDNSCRREGQARKGRQVYLGGYDMEDKAARAYDLAALKYWGPTATTNFPVSNYVKELEEMKNVTKQEFIASLRRKSSGFSRGASIYRGVTRHHQQGRWQARIGRVAGNKDLYLGTFATEEEAAEAYDIAAIKFRGANAVTNFEMSRYDIDAIVQSTLPIGSSSKRTKLSLETEHKPTRNQNLQLQCSSSINVAPLHPANPIPCGIPFDSLYQQNFCQNFQTAHFGTVSSHSSATPLATPIAFLSQPSEIYFWSNPQSY